A genomic window from Candidatus Kouleothrix ribensis includes:
- the purF gene encoding amidophosphoribosyltransferase, which produces MIDDKPQHECGIFGIYAPDEDVARLTFFGLYALQHRGQESAGIAVSNGRRINVHKEMGLVAQVFDEHKLRPLQGYVAIGHTRYSTTGSSKLQNAQPFVVESALGPLAVGHNGNLTNAHDLRQELLHRGVGLTSTSDSEVITQMLAGGEGRSWDEKLRVFMVRAQGAYCLTVLTRDALFAVRDPWGLHPLCIGKIGETGWVIASESCALATIGATLVREIEPGEIVALGEDGPRTVARMPAPKRALCLFEYIYFARPDSLIDGQTLHAARVAQGRELARETPTEADIVIPVPDSAVPAAIGYAQASGIAYSEGLIKNRYIGRTFIQPDDHLRKVGIQLKFNPLADNLAGKRVVLIDDSIVRGNTSGPIVRLLRDAGAREVHMRVSSPPIRHPCFLGVDMATYPELIAHRMSIPEIRDFLGVDSLAYLSLDGLIRATGHAEAGFCRGCFTGSYPVDIQLVEKETFE; this is translated from the coding sequence ATGATCGACGACAAGCCGCAGCATGAATGCGGCATTTTCGGCATCTACGCGCCCGACGAGGATGTCGCGCGGTTGACCTTTTTCGGGCTCTACGCGCTACAGCACCGCGGGCAAGAGAGCGCCGGCATCGCCGTGTCGAACGGGCGCCGGATCAATGTGCATAAAGAGATGGGCCTGGTGGCGCAGGTGTTCGACGAGCACAAGCTGCGCCCGCTGCAGGGCTACGTGGCGATCGGCCACACGCGCTACTCGACCACCGGCTCGTCGAAGTTGCAAAACGCCCAGCCCTTCGTCGTCGAGAGCGCGCTCGGCCCGCTGGCGGTGGGCCACAACGGCAACCTGACCAACGCCCACGATCTGCGCCAGGAGCTGCTGCACCGCGGCGTGGGCCTGACCTCGACCAGCGACAGCGAGGTGATCACGCAGATGCTGGCCGGCGGCGAGGGCCGCAGCTGGGATGAGAAGCTGCGTGTGTTTATGGTGCGCGCCCAGGGCGCCTACTGCCTGACGGTGCTGACCCGCGATGCGCTGTTCGCCGTACGCGACCCCTGGGGGCTGCACCCGCTGTGCATCGGCAAGATCGGCGAAACTGGCTGGGTGATCGCCTCAGAGAGTTGCGCGCTGGCTACGATCGGCGCCACGCTGGTGCGCGAGATCGAGCCGGGCGAGATCGTGGCGCTCGGCGAGGATGGCCCACGCACGGTAGCGCGCATGCCCGCGCCCAAGCGCGCGCTGTGCCTGTTCGAGTATATCTACTTCGCACGGCCCGATAGCCTGATCGATGGGCAGACCCTGCACGCCGCGCGGGTGGCCCAGGGCCGCGAGCTTGCGCGCGAGACGCCTACCGAGGCCGATATTGTCATCCCGGTGCCCGACAGCGCCGTGCCGGCGGCGATCGGCTATGCCCAGGCCTCGGGCATCGCCTACAGCGAGGGCCTGATCAAGAACCGCTACATCGGCCGCACGTTCATCCAGCCCGACGACCACCTGCGCAAGGTTGGCATCCAGCTCAAGTTCAACCCACTGGCCGACAACCTGGCTGGTAAGCGGGTGGTGCTGATCGACGACAGCATCGTGCGCGGCAACACCTCGGGGCCGATTGTGCGGCTGCTGCGCGACGCCGGCGCCCGCGAGGTGCATATGCGCGTGTCGTCGCCGCCCATTCGCCACCCGTGCTTCCTGGGCGTCGATATGGCCACCTACCCCGAGCTGATCGCGCACCGCATGAGCATCCCCGAGATCCGTGATTTCCTGGGCGTCGATAGCCTGGCCTACCTGAGCCTCGACGGGCTGATCCGCGCTACCGGCCATGCCGAGGCCGGCTTCTGCCGCGGCTGCTTCACCGGCAGCTACCCGGTCGATATCCAGCTGGTCGAGAAAGAGACGTTCGAGTAG
- a CDS encoding undecaprenyl-diphosphate phosphatase — MTLGIVQGLGEFLPISSSAHLILTPWFFGWPDPGLAFDVALHVGTLVAVVVYFWRDLLTLVLAAPRPRTPDGRLAWLLLLGAIPGGIAGVLLDDLAEQALRNPLLIAATLSIMGLVLLLADRRGSTHRGMGDIGPLDALVIGAAQALAIVPGISRSGITISVARARGIERAAAARFSFLLGTPLIAGAALFKLPHLLAMPGTLNGPFLVGVLTAAMVGGLSIAFVLRYLQRAGLEVFVIYRLLLAALVVITILAGAR, encoded by the coding sequence ATGACACTCGGCATTGTGCAGGGCCTGGGCGAATTCTTGCCGATCTCATCGTCGGCTCACCTGATCTTAACCCCCTGGTTTTTCGGTTGGCCCGACCCCGGCCTGGCCTTTGATGTCGCGCTGCACGTGGGCACGCTGGTTGCCGTGGTGGTGTATTTCTGGCGCGATCTGCTCACGCTGGTGCTGGCGGCTCCGCGCCCGCGCACGCCCGATGGCCGGCTGGCGTGGCTGCTGCTCTTGGGCGCAATCCCTGGCGGTATTGCCGGCGTGCTGCTCGACGACCTGGCCGAGCAGGCGTTGCGCAACCCGCTGCTGATCGCGGCCACGCTCTCGATCATGGGCCTGGTGCTGCTGCTGGCCGACCGCCGGGGCAGTACACACCGCGGCATGGGCGATATTGGCCCGCTCGATGCGCTGGTTATCGGCGCAGCGCAGGCGCTGGCGATCGTGCCGGGTATCTCGCGCTCGGGGATCACGATCTCGGTTGCGCGTGCGCGTGGGATCGAGCGCGCCGCTGCCGCCCGCTTCTCGTTTCTGCTCGGCACACCGCTAATCGCCGGCGCGGCGCTGTTCAAGCTGCCGCATCTGCTGGCCATGCCGGGCACACTCAACGGCCCGTTCCTGGTGGGCGTGCTCACCGCTGCAATGGTTGGCGGGCTGAGTATCGCGTTCGTGCTGCGCTACCTGCAGCGCGCCGGGCTCGAGGTGTTCGTGATTTATCGGCTGCTGCTGGCCGCGCTGGTGGTGATTACGATACTGGCTGGCGCGCGCTAG
- a CDS encoding restriction endonuclease, whose protein sequence is MGVNVSEQPEPQQAEPARPPRKGREQPPAPALPAITTPQGRVAGLLAPLSTGLRELNWRIVLMYGVIAGALMSLAYLQGPALSLIAGIVPVGTGLLLGRRVRAHYGLHGFMTGLVGGITGATALAVLIFLTPLRSAMQTALGPQSATFTLLQIWAQLAGFTVFSLVAFCTFGTTMAGRTEQRNRAQREQVDTRGGQLQRPGSIREPSDIRGLSLPQLGTYVKNLYVKQGFTFTDYRFIDKDKHLDMWLEHEGEPWHLRLSVADKAGPGTIEGLLQEMRREGCRKGVVIVSTEFQPNAAKAAKGRPVVLIDGATLFEIAEK, encoded by the coding sequence ATGGGAGTCAACGTGTCGGAGCAACCCGAACCGCAGCAAGCTGAGCCAGCTAGGCCGCCGCGCAAAGGGCGCGAGCAGCCACCAGCGCCGGCACTACCGGCGATCACCACGCCGCAAGGCCGTGTGGCGGGCCTGCTTGCGCCGCTGAGCACAGGCCTGCGCGAGCTGAACTGGCGGATCGTGCTGATGTATGGCGTGATCGCCGGCGCGCTCATGAGCCTGGCCTACTTGCAAGGCCCGGCGCTTTCGCTGATCGCCGGGATCGTGCCGGTGGGCACCGGCCTGCTGCTAGGCCGGCGCGTGCGTGCGCACTATGGGCTGCATGGCTTTATGACCGGGCTGGTCGGTGGGATCACCGGCGCGACGGCGCTGGCGGTGCTGATCTTTCTCACGCCGCTGCGCAGCGCCATGCAGACCGCGCTCGGCCCGCAGTCGGCCACCTTCACGCTGCTGCAGATCTGGGCCCAGCTGGCCGGCTTCACCGTGTTCTCGCTGGTGGCCTTCTGCACCTTTGGCACGACCATGGCCGGCCGCACCGAGCAGCGCAACCGCGCCCAGCGCGAGCAAGTCGACACGCGCGGCGGCCAGCTGCAGCGGCCCGGCAGTATCCGCGAGCCGAGCGATATCCGCGGCCTGTCGCTGCCGCAGCTCGGCACATATGTCAAGAACCTGTATGTTAAGCAGGGCTTCACCTTCACCGACTACCGCTTCATCGACAAAGACAAGCACCTCGACATGTGGCTCGAGCACGAGGGCGAACCCTGGCACCTGCGCCTGAGCGTAGCCGACAAAGCCGGGCCTGGTACGATCGAAGGCCTGCTGCAGGAGATGCGGCGCGAGGGTTGCCGCAAAGGCGTGGTGATCGTCTCGACCGAGTTTCAGCCCAACGCCGCCAAAGCCGCCAAGGGCCGCCCGGTGGTGCTGATCGATGGCGCAACACTGTTCGAGATCGCCGAGAAGTAG
- the fabG gene encoding 3-oxoacyl-[acyl-carrier-protein] reductase yields the protein MQLNLTDKVALVTGGSRGIGRAIALTLAAAGATVVVNYKGNQAAAEDVVQAIAAHDGKATAIQADISQGAEVEALFKALLERFGRVDIVVNNAGITRDGLLLRMKEDDFDAVISTNLRGVFLCTKAALRPMGKARSGRIINITSVVGLIGNAGQANYAAAKAGIIGFTKSTAREMASRGITVNAIAPGYIETELTGVLSEQIKTAILENIPLGRMGTPEDVANLVCFLASDAAAYITGQTLTVDGGMVMQ from the coding sequence ATGCAGCTCAATCTGACCGACAAGGTTGCGCTGGTGACGGGCGGCTCGCGTGGGATTGGCCGGGCGATTGCGCTGACACTTGCGGCAGCCGGTGCAACGGTTGTGGTGAACTACAAGGGCAACCAGGCCGCCGCCGAGGACGTGGTGCAGGCAATCGCCGCGCACGACGGCAAAGCCACCGCGATTCAGGCCGACATCAGCCAGGGCGCCGAGGTTGAGGCGCTGTTCAAGGCGCTGCTCGAGCGCTTCGGCCGGGTCGACATTGTGGTGAATAATGCCGGGATCACCCGCGACGGCCTGCTGCTGCGTATGAAAGAAGACGACTTCGACGCGGTGATCAGCACCAACCTGCGCGGCGTATTCCTGTGTACCAAGGCGGCGCTGCGGCCCATGGGCAAGGCCCGCAGCGGGCGGATCATCAACATCACCTCGGTGGTAGGGCTGATCGGCAACGCTGGCCAGGCCAACTACGCCGCCGCCAAGGCCGGGATCATCGGCTTCACCAAGTCGACTGCGCGCGAGATGGCGTCGCGCGGGATTACGGTGAATGCAATCGCGCCGGGCTATATCGAAACCGAGCTGACCGGCGTGCTAAGCGAGCAGATCAAGACCGCGATCCTCGAGAACATCCCGCTTGGGCGTATGGGCACGCCCGAGGATGTGGCCAACCTGGTATGTTTCCTGGCCTCCGACGCCGCCGCCTATATCACCGGGCAGACGCTGACGGTCGATGGCGGCATGGTGATGCAGTAG
- a CDS encoding DUF1211 domain-containing protein: MTDDEKATGRIEAFSDGVFAIAITLLVLELKVPARDEAATGAELLALLGRAWPSYAAYLVSFAMILIMWVNHHRLFTLITRSDGRFLFLNGFLLLVVSTVPFPTSLLAEFLEQPSATVAMAIYAGLHVVLALAFNGLWRYAAYKRRLLGRAVTERQISVVNRAFLIGPMLYLLAFLLAFVNVFASFGLCAALAIFFAITSVE; encoded by the coding sequence ATTACAGATGACGAAAAAGCTACCGGGCGGATCGAAGCATTCAGCGATGGCGTGTTTGCAATCGCGATCACACTGCTGGTGCTCGAGCTGAAGGTGCCGGCGCGCGACGAGGCCGCGACCGGCGCGGAGCTGCTGGCGCTGCTTGGGCGCGCCTGGCCGTCGTACGCGGCCTACCTGGTGAGCTTCGCGATGATCCTGATCATGTGGGTCAACCACCACCGCCTGTTCACGCTGATCACACGCTCGGATGGCCGGTTCCTGTTCCTGAACGGCTTTCTGCTGCTGGTGGTGTCGACCGTGCCGTTCCCCACATCGCTGCTGGCCGAGTTTCTCGAGCAGCCTAGTGCGACGGTGGCGATGGCGATCTATGCCGGGCTGCACGTGGTGCTGGCGCTGGCCTTCAACGGGCTGTGGCGCTATGCTGCATACAAGCGCCGCCTGCTCGGCCGCGCGGTAACCGAGCGCCAGATCAGCGTGGTGAACCGCGCCTTTCTGATCGGGCCGATGCTCTACTTGCTGGCGTTTCTGCTGGCGTTCGTGAATGTGTTCGCCAGCTTTGGCCTTTGCGCGGCACTGGCGATCTTCTTCGCGATTACGAGTGTCGAATGA
- a CDS encoding Asp23/Gls24 family envelope stress response protein, with protein MLTSLVVMAVCEVPGIARLAAGPRTRQSLRGDGVLLQVDPAGVSANCYLVAKSGTNLLDLGMAVQATVAAVIQELAGMAVREVNVYIQDVEAGNG; from the coding sequence GTGCTCACAAGCCTGGTGGTAATGGCGGTGTGCGAGGTGCCTGGCATCGCCCGGCTGGCTGCAGGGCCACGCACGCGCCAGAGCTTGCGCGGCGACGGTGTGCTGCTGCAGGTCGATCCCGCCGGCGTGAGCGCCAACTGCTACCTGGTGGCGAAGAGCGGCACCAACCTGCTCGACCTGGGCATGGCGGTGCAGGCCACGGTGGCGGCCGTGATACAAGAGCTGGCAGGTATGGCAGTACGCGAGGTCAACGTCTATATTCAAGACGTGGAGGCAGGCAATGGCTAG
- a CDS encoding DNA repair protein, giving the protein MTDALRDRLLALYEALLAHFGSEPHWWPIVTDAPQFEIIVGAVLVQQTRWEAVEAAIVRLRDAGLMRPASMAAADPATLAGLIRPCAFHTQKAPGLQAICRDLLEHYDGDVAALLALPRAPLRSALLALPRIGRETADTIMLYGGNHPVFIVDAYARRLLARLGLLPGFDFARARYDALQALVEDALEAPIVDLNLRAAAYAPPILTPQSARCNFYRNLHALIVEACIHHCLASRPRQDRPGLRRTFVDPRKCAEHCRACAGCPLTAMCAAYQAAGRLQHAGEARRDATT; this is encoded by the coding sequence ATGACCGACGCGCTCCGCGACCGCCTGCTCGCGCTGTACGAGGCCCTGCTGGCCCACTTCGGCAGCGAGCCGCACTGGTGGCCGATCGTCACCGATGCGCCGCAGTTCGAGATCATCGTCGGGGCCGTGCTGGTACAGCAGACCCGCTGGGAGGCGGTTGAGGCGGCGATCGTGCGGCTGCGCGACGCCGGGCTGATGCGCCCGGCCAGCATGGCCGCAGCCGACCCGGCCACACTCGCGGGCTTGATCCGGCCGTGCGCGTTCCACACCCAGAAGGCGCCGGGGCTACAGGCGATCTGCCGCGACCTGCTCGAGCACTACGATGGCGACGTGGCCGCGCTGCTGGCACTGCCGCGTGCGCCGCTGCGCAGCGCGCTGCTGGCGCTGCCGCGCATCGGCCGCGAGACGGCCGACACGATCATGCTCTACGGCGGCAACCACCCGGTCTTTATCGTCGATGCCTACGCGCGCCGGCTGCTAGCGCGGCTCGGCCTGCTGCCCGGCTTCGACTTCGCGCGTGCGCGCTACGACGCGCTGCAGGCGCTGGTCGAGGATGCGCTAGAGGCCCCGATCGTCGATCTAAACCTGCGGGCAGCGGCCTATGCGCCGCCGATTCTCACCCCGCAATCGGCGCGCTGCAACTTCTACCGCAACCTGCACGCGCTGATCGTCGAGGCCTGCATTCACCACTGCCTGGCCAGCCGGCCGCGCCAGGATCGGCCGGGCCTGCGGCGCACGTTCGTCGACCCGCGCAAGTGCGCCGAGCACTGCCGGGCCTGCGCCGGCTGCCCGCTCACGGCGATGTGCGCGGCATACCAGGCCGCTGGCAGGTTGCAGCATGCAGGTGAGGCGCGTCGCGACGCTACGACGTGA
- the nrdR gene encoding transcriptional repressor NrdR has protein sequence MRCPFCQHLDSDVIDTRKLNGGESIRRRRKCPSCGKRFTTYERVESVSLTVVKKNGEREPYDREKMMRGVRTACYRRPVSAQQLDHLANDVEAALMVLDEQEVLSSAIGDIAMRHLRELDEVAYIRFASVYRSFADIGKLREAVDELLDHEPPPEGG, from the coding sequence ATGCGCTGCCCGTTCTGCCAACATCTCGATAGCGACGTGATCGACACGCGCAAGCTCAACGGCGGCGAGTCGATCCGGCGCAGGCGCAAGTGCCCGAGCTGCGGCAAGCGCTTCACCACCTACGAGCGGGTCGAGTCGGTCAGCCTGACGGTGGTGAAGAAGAACGGCGAGCGTGAGCCATACGACCGTGAGAAGATGATGCGCGGCGTGCGCACCGCCTGCTACCGCCGGCCGGTGTCGGCTCAGCAGCTCGACCATCTGGCCAACGACGTTGAGGCGGCGTTAATGGTGCTCGACGAGCAAGAGGTGCTTTCGTCGGCGATTGGCGATATCGCGATGCGCCACCTGCGCGAGCTCGACGAGGTAGCCTACATCCGCTTCGCCTCGGTCTACCGCTCCTTCGCCGATATCGGCAAGCTGCGCGAGGCCGTCGATGAGCTGCTGGATCACGAGCCGCCGCCTGAGGGCGGTTAG
- the accC gene encoding acetyl-CoA carboxylase biotin carboxylase subunit, with product MFEKVLIANRGEIAVRIVRACQELGVRAVVAYSQADRDSLAVRLADEAVCIGPAAPARSYLNTPALITAALITGCDAVHPGYGFLSENAYFAEICQECSLTFIGPSPEAIRLMGDKAVARQTMRAAGMPVIPGSDGALRSIDEASELAREIGFPVLLKAVAGGGGRGMRVVQEEAELARAYATAKAEAEAAFGQGELYLERYLTGMRHVEIQVLADQYGNAIYLGERDCSIQRRHQKIIEEGPSPAVDADLRARMGQAAIGGVQAIGYTNAGTMECLLGPDGHFYFMEMNTRIQVEHPVTEQITGVDLVKWQLRIAAGERLTLAQKDVRIRGHAIECRINAEDPERDFLPSAGEVEFFLPPGGPGVRVDSHIYAGYIPPGTYDSLLAKIITWGQDRDEALARMRRALSECIVTGVTTTMPFQLALLNDPDFRRGEIDLSFLPNRIQRQRG from the coding sequence ATGTTTGAAAAAGTCCTGATCGCCAACCGCGGCGAGATCGCCGTGCGGATCGTGCGAGCATGCCAGGAGCTCGGCGTACGCGCGGTGGTGGCCTACTCGCAGGCCGACCGCGACTCGCTGGCGGTGCGGCTGGCCGACGAGGCGGTGTGCATCGGCCCGGCCGCGCCGGCCCGATCGTACCTCAACACCCCCGCGCTGATCACCGCCGCGCTGATCACCGGCTGCGATGCGGTACACCCCGGCTATGGCTTTTTGTCGGAAAACGCCTACTTCGCCGAGATCTGCCAGGAGTGCAGCCTGACCTTCATTGGCCCCTCGCCCGAGGCCATCCGCCTGATGGGCGACAAGGCCGTGGCACGCCAGACCATGCGCGCAGCCGGCATGCCGGTGATCCCCGGCTCGGACGGCGCGCTGCGTAGCATCGACGAGGCCAGCGAGCTGGCACGCGAGATCGGCTTCCCGGTGCTGCTCAAGGCCGTGGCCGGCGGCGGCGGGCGCGGCATGCGCGTGGTGCAAGAAGAAGCCGAGCTGGCGCGCGCCTATGCCACCGCCAAAGCCGAGGCCGAGGCCGCCTTCGGCCAGGGCGAGCTGTACCTCGAGCGCTACCTCACCGGCATGCGCCATGTCGAGATCCAGGTGCTGGCCGATCAGTATGGCAATGCGATCTATCTGGGCGAGCGCGACTGCTCGATCCAGCGCCGGCACCAGAAGATCATCGAAGAAGGGCCATCGCCGGCAGTTGACGCCGACCTGCGCGCGCGCATGGGCCAGGCCGCCATAGGCGGCGTGCAAGCGATCGGCTACACCAACGCCGGTACCATGGAGTGCCTGCTCGGGCCAGATGGCCACTTCTACTTCATGGAGATGAACACGCGCATCCAGGTCGAACACCCCGTCACCGAGCAGATCACCGGCGTCGACCTGGTCAAGTGGCAGCTGCGGATCGCCGCCGGCGAACGCTTGACGCTCGCTCAGAAAGACGTTAGAATACGCGGGCATGCCATTGAGTGCCGCATCAACGCTGAAGATCCCGAGCGCGATTTCCTGCCGTCGGCCGGCGAGGTCGAGTTCTTTCTTCCGCCCGGCGGCCCTGGCGTGCGGGTCGACTCGCATATCTACGCGGGCTATATCCCGCCGGGAACCTACGACTCGCTGCTGGCCAAGATCATCACCTGGGGCCAGGATCGCGACGAGGCTCTGGCACGCATGCGCCGCGCACTGAGCGAGTGTATCGTGACGGGCGTAACCACGACCATGCCGTTTCAACTGGCGCTGCTGAACGACCCGGATTTCCGGCGCGGCGAGATCGACCTGAGCTTCTTGCCTAATCGTATCCAGCGCCAGAGAGGCTAG
- a CDS encoding glycoside hydrolase, translated as MMRACVPLAGPWQLRRDGAAEWRPIAVPGCWEQLGLPKDDAGPFWYRTSFSLPAEWAGRRIWLRFGGVSYHCQVLVNGQVLGEHTGLWDAFAVELTAAARIAAQNELLVRVEKPASLSAGPDSASAPGRFRLRETLAGFLPYVWGHMFGGIWQQVELYASGPVIIEDVLVRGTAGGVVTLALATSAPAELAIEIDGPDGTPICSATTHSVADSGGRAQAQAILGLPEPQAWSPGAPALYTARVALDGDEQVVRFGLRSLRAEGSTIVLNDRPIYPRMALAWGWYPQALHSNPGRERVRADFARLKALGYNGVKLCLWFPPQYYFELADELGMLLWLELPMWIPQPSAFFHTQTPIEYARLMRLARNHPAVIVYTLGCELSRVADAALLGPLYALVKAHAGDALVRDNSGSGEAYGGLLNEFAEFYDHHFYSELQHFRGLLDYFAPRGRPPQPWLFGEFCDYDTFRDPEWLKRREPENERQTPPPSDVGGLDSRVPGSQAPWWLSDDPAVNPQGARWQFDLPYHAARLRAGGMAGRAAELARISEQQGLWQRKYTLELARLYHEVSGYVVTGAADTPISSAGMYDDAGRLKFDPAAFRAFNADLVVLVAWDRRRAWQAGGDRAAPWDTFSYPAGATVRAHLIAAHYGATHGPAQLRWQVACAGEPPFAHGQDQPRFELQPGTLRELTVAEFAMPAAGAPRRATLSVELAIGAEQAHNSWPLWIFPRDPWRGARAIGLYDPLGRLSDLQQIAPGMQQLGALADDSADQQAAGTPPRLIIATAWAPALASFVAGGGRAILLQPEAAPAGPLPALAMPFWREAIRLAEPHPAWGDFPLDDALAMQLFGCAADHALDMAGYSGAWQPIMRRLDARTMHLHEYAAELVWGRGRLIVSTLRFAGGQGAQPAGIAANTAAAYLLWCWASYLRGS; from the coding sequence ATGATGCGTGCGTGCGTGCCGCTGGCCGGCCCATGGCAGCTGCGCCGCGACGGCGCGGCCGAGTGGCGGCCGATCGCGGTGCCGGGCTGCTGGGAGCAGCTCGGGCTGCCCAAAGACGACGCCGGGCCGTTCTGGTATCGCACCAGCTTCAGCCTGCCGGCCGAGTGGGCCGGGCGGCGGATCTGGCTGCGCTTCGGCGGCGTGAGCTACCACTGCCAGGTGCTGGTGAACGGCCAGGTGCTGGGTGAGCACACCGGCCTGTGGGATGCGTTCGCGGTCGAGCTTACGGCGGCCGCGCGCATCGCTGCCCAGAACGAGCTGCTGGTGCGGGTCGAGAAGCCCGCCAGCCTGAGCGCCGGCCCCGACTCGGCCTCGGCGCCTGGGCGCTTCCGGCTGCGCGAGACGCTGGCCGGCTTTCTGCCGTATGTCTGGGGCCATATGTTCGGCGGAATCTGGCAGCAGGTCGAGCTATACGCCAGCGGCCCGGTGATCATCGAGGATGTGCTGGTGCGCGGCACGGCCGGCGGCGTGGTCACGCTGGCGCTCGCAACCTCGGCGCCGGCCGAGCTGGCGATCGAGATCGACGGCCCGGATGGCACGCCGATCTGCTCGGCTACCACGCACAGTGTGGCCGATAGCGGCGGCCGCGCGCAGGCGCAGGCCATACTCGGGCTGCCCGAGCCACAGGCCTGGTCGCCTGGCGCGCCGGCGCTGTACACCGCGCGGGTAGCGCTTGACGGCGACGAGCAGGTGGTGCGCTTTGGGCTGCGCTCGCTGCGCGCCGAGGGCAGCACGATCGTGCTGAACGACCGGCCGATCTACCCGCGTATGGCGCTCGCGTGGGGCTGGTACCCGCAGGCGCTGCACAGCAACCCCGGCCGCGAGCGCGTGCGCGCCGACTTCGCGCGGCTCAAAGCGCTGGGCTACAACGGCGTGAAGCTGTGCCTGTGGTTCCCGCCGCAGTACTACTTCGAGCTGGCCGACGAGCTCGGCATGCTGCTGTGGCTCGAGCTGCCGATGTGGATTCCGCAGCCATCGGCGTTCTTCCACACCCAAACACCGATCGAGTACGCGCGGCTGATGCGGCTGGCGCGCAACCACCCTGCGGTGATCGTGTATACGCTGGGCTGCGAGCTGAGCCGCGTGGCCGACGCCGCACTGCTGGGGCCGCTGTACGCGCTGGTGAAAGCCCACGCCGGCGACGCGCTGGTGCGCGACAACAGCGGCTCGGGCGAGGCCTACGGCGGGCTGCTGAACGAGTTCGCCGAGTTCTACGATCACCACTTCTACAGCGAGCTGCAGCACTTCCGCGGCCTGCTCGACTACTTCGCGCCGCGTGGCCGGCCGCCGCAGCCCTGGCTGTTTGGCGAGTTCTGCGACTACGACACCTTTCGCGATCCCGAGTGGCTGAAGCGCCGGGAGCCAGAAAATGAGCGCCAAACGCCGCCGCCAAGCGACGTGGGGGGGCTTGATTCTCGGGTGCCTGGTTCTCAGGCACCCTGGTGGCTGAGCGACGACCCAGCCGTCAACCCACAGGGCGCGCGCTGGCAGTTCGACCTGCCGTACCACGCGGCGCGGCTGCGTGCAGGTGGCATGGCCGGGCGGGCCGCCGAGCTGGCGCGCATCTCTGAGCAGCAGGGGCTGTGGCAGCGCAAGTACACGCTCGAGCTGGCCCGGCTGTACCACGAAGTGTCGGGCTATGTCGTCACTGGCGCAGCCGACACGCCGATCAGCAGCGCGGGCATGTACGACGACGCCGGCCGGCTGAAGTTCGACCCGGCCGCGTTTCGCGCGTTCAATGCCGATCTGGTGGTGCTGGTGGCCTGGGATCGCCGGCGCGCGTGGCAGGCCGGCGGCGATCGGGCCGCGCCGTGGGATACCTTCAGCTACCCGGCCGGTGCGACCGTGCGCGCACACCTGATCGCCGCGCACTACGGCGCGACACACGGCCCGGCGCAGCTGCGCTGGCAGGTGGCCTGCGCGGGCGAGCCGCCCTTCGCGCATGGCCAGGATCAGCCGCGCTTCGAGCTACAGCCCGGCACCCTGCGCGAACTGACGGTGGCCGAATTTGCCATGCCGGCAGCGGGCGCACCGCGCCGCGCCACGCTGAGCGTCGAGCTGGCGATCGGCGCCGAGCAGGCCCATAACAGTTGGCCACTCTGGATCTTCCCGCGTGATCCATGGCGCGGCGCGCGCGCGATTGGGCTGTACGACCCGCTCGGGCGGCTGAGCGATCTACAGCAGATTGCGCCGGGGATGCAGCAGCTTGGCGCGTTGGCAGATGATAGTGCAGACCAGCAGGCAGCCGGCACGCCGCCCAGGCTGATCATCGCCACGGCCTGGGCGCCCGCGCTCGCTTCGTTCGTGGCAGGCGGTGGCCGGGCCATCCTGCTCCAGCCAGAGGCCGCGCCGGCCGGGCCGCTACCGGCGCTGGCCATGCCATTCTGGCGCGAGGCCATCCGGCTGGCCGAGCCACACCCGGCCTGGGGCGATTTCCCGCTCGACGACGCGCTGGCCATGCAGCTGTTCGGCTGCGCGGCCGACCACGCGCTCGACATGGCCGGCTACAGCGGCGCATGGCAGCCGATCATGCGGCGGCTCGACGCGCGCACCATGCACCTGCACGAGTACGCGGCCGAGCTGGTGTGGGGCCGGGGGCGGCTGATCGTCAGCACGCTGCGCTTCGCCGGCGGGCAGGGCGCCCAGCCGGCCGGCATCGCCGCGAACACGGCTGCCGCCTACCTGCTGTGGTGCTGGGCCAGCTACCTGCGCGGCAGCTAG